The DNA region ATATCACCACGTTTTGCATCTGCGATGGTAAAATGTTTTTTTGGGATAAATGACAAAGTTTCTTGCATCTCTTCCCAACCTTTCAAGCCTCTCGCTTCGTAAAACGCCGTATTGATTTTGTAAGAAACACAATATTCTTTCGTCGCTTCAATGATAGCTTTATTGAAAATAATTATTCCATCTTTTTCTTCTTTTAGATGTGCGGGCAACTTGCTACGATCGGTATCCAAACCCACACACAAATAAGATTTTTTTTGAAAAATTTCTGAAACGAGCGCTTTCTTGTCCATAATATTTGATTCTGATCGTGGCAAATATAAAATTCTCCATGATTTTTGCGAAGATTATATTCAAAAGCATTTGGATGACTTATTTTCGCTTGATATAAATTAACTATATGTCGATTAAAAAAGTCTTCGTTTTTCTTTTTACAAATATATGTTTGTTCGCAATTCCTAGCCAAGCGCAAACTAGAAAATTACGCATTAGTATTCTGACTTGTGCGCCGGGACCAGAGCTATATTCTACCTTCGGACATACTGCAATTCGCATTATTGATAGTACTCAAGGCAGTGATATTGTGTATAATTATGGTGTTATCGGAGAAGTTTTGAACTATGATGATCCTGTTTTTTATATTCGATTTATGCGCGGCAAGTTGAAATATATGTTAGATGCATATAGTTACAGCGATTTTTTGAATGAATATCAAATGGAGCAACGCAGCGTATGGGAACAAGAATTAAACCTTACTGAAATTGAGAAACAAACAATTTTAGATCGTTTAACTCAAAACTTAATCGGTGCAAATAAGTTTTATAAATATGATTTTTGGTTGGATAATTGCTCCACACGTCCACGAGATATTTTATTAAAAACTTTCCCTAATATAAAAATAACCAAACCAATTATTGCGAAGGGTACTACACCAAGAATGCTCATTCATAATTATTTGGATAAAGCTGGACAAAGTTGGAGCAAATTGGGTATTGATTTATTGTTAGGAAGTTTGATGGATAAACCAATAGATGATTATGGCGCCATGTTTTTACCTGATTATTTCAAATTAGGTTTGGATAATGCCAATATTGGCAATCAGAAATTGGTAAAATCAACATCTACGGTGCTTAATCTTCCTTCTCCTATTGAACCAAGCAACAATTACGCGCCACTTATTTTTACGATTATTCTTGCAATGGCATTTGTAGTTGTATATTATTTTTTCAGAAAAAATATTGCAGTCAATAATATTTTAGATAGTTTGTTTTTGTTTTTGACGGGGCTTTTGGGTGTATTATTGTTTGTAATGTGGACTTGTACGGATCATACCGTTTGTAAGGAAAACTATAATTTGCTTTGGGCAATGCCTTTTAATATTATTGTTGCTTTTAGTTTGATCAAAAATAGAAAATGGCATAAAGCTTATTTTGTTGTTTGTTTTCTATTAAATATAGTACTTATTGGCGGTTGGTTTTGGTTGCCACAACAGTTTAATATCGCATTACTTCCCATCATTTTATTGATAACTTATCGAGATGCATACCGAATTATTTCACTACAAAAGAGAAAATAATGGAAGAAAAATATTTGGAAATTGAAGGTGAACATGTTGCTTATTCTATTGTAAAAAATAGTGGGCCATTTCTTGTGTTAGTGCATGGTTATCCAGAAGATCAACACATTTTTCAAAATCAAATTGCCTTTTTACAAGAAAATTATAGTTTAATTATTCCAGATCTTCCTGGTGCTGGTAATTCTCCATTTAATGAAAATATTGCTACCGTAGAAGATTATGCAAAGGTTTTACACACGATCATTTCCCATGAAAATATTGAAAAAGTAACTATGCTAGGACATAGTATGGGCGGATATATTACTTTGGCTTTTGCAGAATTATTTCCTGATTTTTTATCCAAATTTGGAATGATTCATTCAACCGCAGTTGCCGATTCGGATGAAAAGATTGAAGGTCGTTTTGTAGCGATAGAGAATATTGAAAAATTGGGTGTTACTAATTATTGTAAAAATGCTATCAAAAGTAATTTTGCACCTGATTTTGCTAATAAAAACGAAACAATTATTGCCCAATTGATAAGCTACGCGGAAAAATCAACTGTAGAAAGTTTGCAAAATTTTCAAAGTATCATGATTCAAAGAAAAGATCGAACGAAAATTTTGAATACGGGCAAACCTGTATTTTTTGCCATTGGTACAGAAGATAAAGCGGCTCCATTGGCGCAAGTAATACCACAAGTTTCCCTTCCGAATATTTCTTCAGTTCATATTTATCCAAATGTTGGACATTTATCCATGTTTGAAGCTCCAGATCAATTAAATCAATCGATTCAAACATTTCTGGAACTATAGTGGCAATAATTTCATAAAAAGATAATATTACAAAGTCCTGATTGACAAGCAAAAGCGATTAATTTTCCAAATATTAATCGATACGCAACAATGAAGGACGACGGGTTATTTGCGCATAAGTTTGGAAAAGATTTTGTGTGGGGCGTAGCCATTGCAGCCCAACAAAATGAAGGTGGAAGACATGCATTAGGTCGTTCGGATTCTATTTGGGACACATTTGCCGATAAAAAAGGTAAAATTAAAAATAGCCAAACCATCGGTGAAACGTGCGATTACCTCCATCGTTACAAAGAAGATCATAGTATCGTCCAAAATATTGGATTTAACGCTTTTCGCTTTTCTATATCTTGGTCGCGACTCATACCTGAAGGTATTGGGGTGGTCAATAAAAAAGCTATTGAATACTATGATAAGATCATAGACGATTGTCTTAAAAAAGGTTTAACGCCATATCTCACTTTATATCATTGGGATTTACCTGAAATATTGGAAAAAGAAGGTGGTTGGACAAGCCATAGAATGTTGATTTGGTT from Rhizosphaericola mali includes:
- a CDS encoding alpha/beta fold hydrolase codes for the protein MEEKYLEIEGEHVAYSIVKNSGPFLVLVHGYPEDQHIFQNQIAFLQENYSLIIPDLPGAGNSPFNENIATVEDYAKVLHTIISHENIEKVTMLGHSMGGYITLAFAELFPDFLSKFGMIHSTAVADSDEKIEGRFVAIENIEKLGVTNYCKNAIKSNFAPDFANKNETIIAQLISYAEKSTVESLQNFQSIMIQRKDRTKILNTGKPVFFAIGTEDKAAPLAQVIPQVSLPNISSVHIYPNVGHLSMFEAPDQLNQSIQTFLEL
- a CDS encoding Lnb N-terminal periplasmic domain-containing protein, whose amino-acid sequence is MFAIPSQAQTRKLRISILTCAPGPELYSTFGHTAIRIIDSTQGSDIVYNYGVIGEVLNYDDPVFYIRFMRGKLKYMLDAYSYSDFLNEYQMEQRSVWEQELNLTEIEKQTILDRLTQNLIGANKFYKYDFWLDNCSTRPRDILLKTFPNIKITKPIIAKGTTPRMLIHNYLDKAGQSWSKLGIDLLLGSLMDKPIDDYGAMFLPDYFKLGLDNANIGNQKLVKSTSTVLNLPSPIEPSNNYAPLIFTIILAMAFVVVYYFFRKNIAVNNILDSLFLFLTGLLGVLLFVMWTCTDHTVCKENYNLLWAMPFNIIVAFSLIKNRKWHKAYFVVCFLLNIVLIGGWFWLPQQFNIALLPIILLITYRDAYRIISLQKRK